The following are encoded in a window of Phaseolus vulgaris cultivar G19833 chromosome 3, P. vulgaris v2.0, whole genome shotgun sequence genomic DNA:
- the LOC137807322 gene encoding probable receptor-like serine/threonine-protein kinase At5g57670 isoform X2, giving the protein MRYIRSNSFKRLFSFGRRGSREQVLSPKGGESHETLPYKEEPYGRPSWKCFSYEDLFVATNGFSSENLVGKGGYAEVYKGTVNGGEEIAVKRLTRTSRDERKEKEFLTEIGTIGHVNHSNVLPLLGCCIDNGLYLVFELSSRGSVASLLHDEKLPPLDWKTRHKIAIGTARGLHYLHKGCKRRIIHRDIKASNILLTKDFEPQISDFGLAKWLPSQWTHHSIAPIEGTFGHLAPEYYLHGVVDEKTDVFAFGVFLLEVISGRKPVDGSHQSLHSWAKPILNKGGIEELVDPRLEGAYDVTELKRFAFAASLCIRASSTWRPTMTEVLEVMEKGEKDTEKWKMPEEEEEEEEEFWGFEDLEYEYDSSFSMSLLDSIGSTT; this is encoded by the exons ATGAGGTATATTCGGAGCAACAGCTTCAAGAGGCTCTTCTCCTTTGGAAGACGAGGTTCAAGGGAACAAGTTCTGAGTCCTAAAGGTGGAGAAAGTCATGAGACTCTTCCGTATAAAGAAGAACCTTATGGAAGACCCTCTTGGAAGTGCTTCTCTTATGAAGACTTGTTTGTTGCCACAAATGGCTTCAGCTCAG AAAATTTGGTTGGAAAAGGAGGGTATGCGGAGGTTTACAAGGGAACAGTGAATGGGGGTGAGGAAATTGCTGTGAAGAGACTCACAAGAACTTCGAGGGATGAGAGAAAGGAGAAAGAGTTTTTGACAGAGATTGGTACAATTGGTCATGTGAACCATTCCAATGTGTTGCCTCTTCTGGGGTGTTGTATTGACAATGGCCTTTACCTTGTTTTTGAGCTATCTTCTAGAGGTTCTGTTGCATCACTTCTTCATG ATGAAAAGTTGCCCCCTTTAGATTGGAAAACGAGGCACAAGATAGCTATTGGAACTGCACGCGGCCTCCACTACTTGCATAAGGGCTGCAAGAGGAGGATAATCCACCGGGACATTAAGGCGTCAAACATTTTGTTAACGAAGGATTTTGAGCCACAG ATATCTGATTTTGGACTAGCAAAATGGCTTCCATCTCAATGGACTCATCACTCCATTGCCCCAATAGAAGGGACATTTGG ACATTTGGCCCCAGAGTACTACTTGCATGGAGTTGTGGATGAGAAGACAGATGTGTTTGCCTTTGGTGTGTTCTTGCTAGAAGTAATCTCAGGCAGAAAACCAGTAGATGGGTCACACCAAAGCTTACACAGCTGG GCAAAACCAATTTTGAACAAGGGTGGGATTGAAGAGTTGGTAGATCCAAGGCTTGAAGGGGCTTATGATGTGACAGAGTTAAAAAGATTTGCCTTTGCTGCATCTCTTTGCATTCGGGCTTCTTCAACTTGGCGACCTACCATGACTGAG GTACTGGAGGTAATGGAAAAGGGAGAAAAAGATACAGAAAAGTGGAAAATGccagaggaagaagaagaagaggaggaggagTTCTGGGGTTTTGAGGATCTTGAGTATGAATATGATAGCTCCTTTTCAATGTCATTACTTGATTCCATTGGAAGCACTACTTAG
- the LOC137807322 gene encoding probable receptor-like serine/threonine-protein kinase At5g57670 isoform X1, translating into MRYIRSNSFKRLFSFGRRGSREQVLSPKGGESHETLPYKEEPYGRPSWKCFSYEDLFVATNGFSSENLVGKGGYAEVYKGTVNGGEEIAVKRLTRTSRDERKEKEFLTEIGTIGHVNHSNVLPLLGCCIDNGLYLVFELSSRGSVASLLHDEKLPPLDWKTRHKIAIGTARGLHYLHKGCKRRIIHRDIKASNILLTKDFEPQISDFGLAKWLPSQWTHHSIAPIEGTFGHLAPEYYLHGVVDEKTDVFAFGVFLLEVISGRKPVDGSHQSLHSWAKPILNKGGIEELVDPRLEGAYDVTELKRFAFAASLCIRASSTWRPTMTEVLEVMEKGEKDTEKWKMPEEEEEEEEEFWGFEDLEYEYDSSFSMSLLDSIGSTT; encoded by the exons ATGAGGTATATTCGGAGCAACAGCTTCAAGAGGCTCTTCTCCTTTGGAAGACGAGGTTCAAGGGAACAAGTTCTGAGTCCTAAAGGTGGAGAAAGTCATGAGACTCTTCCGTATAAAGAAGAACCTTATGGAAGACCCTCTTGGAAGTGCTTCTCTTATGAAGACTTGTTTGTTGCCACAAATGGCTTCAGCTCAG AAAATTTGGTTGGAAAAGGAGGGTATGCGGAGGTTTACAAGGGAACAGTGAATGGGGGTGAGGAAATTGCTGTGAAGAGACTCACAAGAACTTCGAGGGATGAGAGAAAGGAGAAAGAGTTTTTGACAGAGATTGGTACAATTGGTCATGTGAACCATTCCAATGTGTTGCCTCTTCTGGGGTGTTGTATTGACAATGGCCTTTACCTTGTTTTTGAGCTATCTTCTAGAGGTTCTGTTGCATCACTTCTTCATG ATGAAAAGTTGCCCCCTTTAGATTGGAAAACGAGGCACAAGATAGCTATTGGAACTGCACGCGGCCTCCACTACTTGCATAAGGGCTGCAAGAGGAGGATAATCCACCGGGACATTAAGGCGTCAAACATTTTGTTAACGAAGGATTTTGAGCCACAG ATATCTGATTTTGGACTAGCAAAATGGCTTCCATCTCAATGGACTCATCACTCCATTGCCCCAATAGAAGGGACATTTGG ACATTTGGCCCCAGAGTACTACTTGCATGGAGTTGTGGATGAGAAGACAGATGTGTTTGCCTTTGGTGTGTTCTTGCTAGAAGTAATCTCAGGCAGAAAACCAGTAGATGGGTCACACCAAAGCTTACACAGCTGG GCAAAACCAATTTTGAACAAGGGTGGGATTGAAGAGTTGGTAGATCCAAGGCTTGAAGGGGCTTATGATGTGACAGAGTTAAAAAGATTTGCCTTTGCTGCATCTCTTTGCATTCGGGCTTCTTCAACTTGGCGACCTACCATGACTGAGGTAC TGGAGGTAATGGAAAAGGGAGAAAAAGATACAGAAAAGTGGAAAATGccagaggaagaagaagaagaggaggaggagTTCTGGGGTTTTGAGGATCTTGAGTATGAATATGATAGCTCCTTTTCAATGTCATTACTTGATTCCATTGGAAGCACTACTTAG
- the LOC137807323 gene encoding uncharacterized protein — MTDRERDRDRDRDRIRDRERKRRRDKDDRDRERDKGDRERDKGDRERDKGDRDRERDKDDRDRDREREREREREREREKDERDRDDRVRSKRSRSRSPDRGRSRHARSPSPSERSHRRRHHRTPSPDQPRKRHRRESAEEEHKETKKAVSDFVDGIAMEQQQKQKDNGGEAEGDEDELEMMKMLGIPVGFDSTKGKPVAGADVSGVRAVTKRQPRQYMNRRGGFNRPLPAERNR, encoded by the coding sequence ATGACTGACCGTGAACGTGACCGTGACCGTGACCGTGATCGAATTCGGGACAGAGAAAGAAAACGAAGACGAGACAAGGACGACCGCGACCGTGAGCGAGACAAGGGCGACCGCGAGCGAGACAAGGGCGACCGCGAGCGAGACAAGGGCGACCGCGACCGTGAGCGAGACAAGGACGACCGTGACCGCGACCGTGAACGCGAACGCGAACGAGAACGAGAACGAGAACGAGAAAAGGATGAGCGCGATCGCGATGACAGAGTGCGTAGCAAGAGATCTCGTTCGCGTTCTCCTGACCGTGGACGCTCCCGCCATGCGCGCTCGCCCTCGCCGAGTGAGCGCTCCCACCGGCGGCGCCACCACCGGACGCCTTCCCCTGACCAGCCGAGGAAGCGCCACCGGAGAGAGTCAGCGGAGGAGGAGCACAAGGAGACAAAGAAAGCGGTGTCAGACTTCGTGGACGGTATCGCTATGGAGCAGCAGCAGAAGCAGAAGGATAACGGAGGAGAAGCTGAGGGGGACGAGGACGAATTGGAGATGATGAAGATGCTAGGAATTCCCGTCGGGTTTGACTCCACCAAGGGGAAACCGGTTGCCGGTGCTGACGTCAGCGGCGTCAGAGCCGTCACCAAGCGCCAACCGCGCCAGTACATGAACCGCCGCGGTGGCTTCAATCGTCCATTGCCCGCTGAGAGGAATCGCtag
- the LOC137807324 gene encoding VIN3-like protein 2 yields MATDSSFEGLALDPSKCSKLSMEEKRELVYEVSKWSHGASEMLQSWSRQEILQILCAEMGKERKYTGLTKLKIIENLLKIVSEKKSGGHETATDPEPHSSPASGQKPAKRQRKSENPSQLPVPVTSISVNNSSDSVNTTYCKNSACKATLNQADAFCKRCSCCICHQYDDNKDPSLWLICSSENPFPGVSCGLSCHLECALKHNGSGIGKDGERPKLDGGFYCVACGKVNDLLGCWRKQLMVAKDTRRVDILCYRVSLSQRLLQGTEKYDELYKIVDEAVKKLEPEVGPLTGSPVKIGRGIVNRLSSGPEVQKQCGFALESLDSLLSKWILPSSPNPTTQDAHFLAPNMVRFEDVTATSLTIILGTKEPSGENIAAYTMWYRKADEVDYPMDPTCTSLVPSRRFSVRGLLPGTEYSFKVVSNDSRESGVCEVQITTELGEDEVPNCSATERSQSPVTNCSSLSNPSSVEDETNNCNPYSDLTDNRGGHYPPYHKESDQLASGNLSNDAVNCSNIDVVGLPPDADSLSDKQHAVGMTASIPSSDVLKLEDKHSPEEQVTEDMSIDDGLNSPVLTGRECVPLVGSSEGGLPNTPCKLETLKDGAGRIGRSKSSAKDQENGSGKREGPQDGSTSKKRSGERQDEGRVANGFSERDFEYYVKVIRWLECEGHIEKNFRQKFLTWYSLRATPQEVRIVKIYIDTFLEDPASLAEQLVDTFSECISSKRISVVPAGFCMKLWH; encoded by the exons ATGGCTACAGATTCGTCTTTTGAGG GTCTTGCTCTTGATCCTTCCAAGTGCAGTAAATTGAGTATGGAGGAAAAAAGAGAACTTGTATATGAAGTATCTAAGTGGTCTCATGGTGCATCTGAGATGCTGCAGTCATGGAGCCGTCAAGAGATTTTGCAAATATTGTGTGCAGAAATGGGAAAAGAGAGAAAGTATACTGGGCTGACAAAGTTGAAAATTATAGAAAATCTTCTAAAAATTGTTTCTGAAAAGAAATCAGGGGGGCATGAAACTGCGACAGACCCTGAACCACATTCCTCTCCTGCATCTGGTCAGAAACCTGCTAAAAGGCAGAGAAAATCTGAGAATCCTTCTCAGTTACCTGTTCCTGTGACCAGCATTTCAGTCAATAATAGTAGTGATTCTGTTAATACTACATACTGCAAAAACTCAGCCTGCAAAGCTACCCTGAATCAAGCAGATGCATTTTGTAAAAGATGTTCATGCTGCATTTGTCATCAATATGATGACAACAAAGACCCTAGCCTGTGGTTAATATGTAGTTCTGAGAATCCATTTCCCGGTGTTTCTTGTGGCTTGTCATGCCAccttgagtgtgctttaaaacATAATGGTTCTGGAATTGGCAAAGATGGGGAGCGTCCCAAGCTTGATGGAGGCTTCTACTGTGTTGCTTGTGGGAAAGTAAATGATTTACTCGG ATGCTGGAGAAAACAACTGATGGTAGCAAAGGATACTAGACGTGTAGATATACTCTGTTATCGTGTCTCGTTAAGCCAGAGACTTTTACAAGGAACTGAAAAGTATGACGAACTTTATAAAATTGTTGATGAAGCAGTGAAGAAACTTGAACCTGAAGTGGGCCCACTCACTGGCTCACCGGTGAAGATTGGTAGGGGAATTGTGAACAGGCTTTCTTCAGGGCCTGAGGTTCAGAAACAATGTGGTTTTGCTCTTGAATCGCTTGATTCACTGCTTTCGAAATGGATCTTGCCATCATCACCCAATCCAACAACTCAAG ATGCACATTTTCTGGCTCCAAATATGGTGAGGTTTGAAGATGTCACTGCCACATCCCTCACTATTATTTTGGGTACCAAAGAACCCTCTGGTGAAAATATCGCGGCTTATACCATGTGGTATCGCAAAGCTGATGAAGTAGACTATCCCATGGACCCGACATGCACATCGTTGGTACCAAGTAGAAGGTTCAGTGTCAGGGGTCTACTTCCAGGTACAGAATACAGtttcaaagttgtttcaaatgATTCGAGGGAGTCAGGTGTGTGTGAAGTTCAAATCACAACAGAGCTTGGCGAGGATGAAGTCCCTAATTGCTCAGCAACAGAGAGAAGTCAAAGCCCAGTAACCAACTGTAGCAGCCTTTCCAATCCGTCATCAGTGGAAGATGAAACTAATAACTGCAATCCATATAGTGACCTGACTGATAACCGAGGAGGTCATTATCCTCCTTATCACAAGGAAAGCGACCAGCTTGCTTCTGGAAATTTATCTAATGATGCTGTTAACTGTTCCAATATAGATGTTGTGGGTCTTCCTCCTGATGCAGATTCTTTGTCAGACAAGCAGCATGCTGTAGGAATGACTGCCTCCATACCTAGTTCTGACGTGCTAAAGCTGGAAGACAAGCACTCGCCTGAGGAACAAGTGACTGAGGACATGAGCATTGACGATGGGTTGAATTCTCCAGTTCTAACGGGTAGGGAATGTGTGCCGTTGGTAGGTAGCTCGGAAGGAGGCTTGCCTAATACTCCCTGCAAGTTGGAAACACTTAAGGATGGAGCAGGAAGGATTGGAAGATCCAAGTCCAGTGCCAAAGATCAAGAAAATGGATCCGGGAAAAGGGAGGGCCCCCAGGATGGAAGCACATCCAAGAAGAGAAGCGGAGAAAGGCAAGATGAGGGCCGTGTCGCTAATGGCTTTTCGGAGCGTGATTTTGAGTATTATGTGAAGGTGATTAGATGGTTAGAGTGTGAAGGGCACATAGAGAAGAACTTCAGGCAGAAATTTCTGACTTGGTACAGCTTAAGAGCCACCCCTCAAGAAGTAAGGATTGTGAAAATATACATTGATACATTTCTCGAAGATCCAGCATCTCTTGCAGAGCAACTTGTGGACACCTTCTCAGAATGTATATCCAGCAAGAGAATATCAGTGGTGCCAGCGGGGTTCTGCATGAAGCTTTGGCATTGA